In the genome of Gadus morhua chromosome 12, gadMor3.0, whole genome shotgun sequence, one region contains:
- the tbc1d23 gene encoding TBC1 domain family member 23 isoform X2, whose translation MADAVEEVLLATWDQDLAEALDSGSDIEMEKNLIEEEGIPPQQRAKMWKIALNVAGKGDSLSPWDGVLDLPEQTLIHNRSQQLIDQLGVSGQERAELVSDVEAVITFYCKSRNISFTPELSWPHLLKPLLGLQLPRSDLYNCFYAIMNKYIPRDCVQKGRPFHLCSLLLQYHEPELCSFLDTKKITPDSYAINWLGSLFASHCLAPVTQALWDNYLQQGDPFLVFFLMLVILVNAKESILSQEATSREEMMKMLEESPALLETEDVEDLISLAQYYYSKTPLSLRKENQNLFGSSLVALKEEDMDLSQALCLPVSVPEILQANQHQQDGVRFFVVDCRPAEQYNAGHLSTAFHLDSDLMLRNPSEFALSVKSLLEAQKQSLESGSVASGEHLCFMGSGREEEDMYMNMVLAHFLQKNKEYVSIAKGGFMALQQHLVDMNIEGLDSSYLHWIVSTSGSHSSLSSADGESLGGPGDAKGVKSLVNKMTFALKSKSVNVKEKMISFIENTATPVDRHVSSNDRVGKPYRGVKPVFSIGDEEEYDTDEIDISSTSDDDRKEIINLQTWTNKPDVKHHIPCDEVKETGHMFPSHLLVTATHMFCLREIASRKGFAYIQSRQALNSVVKITSKKKHPELITFKFGNNNAAAGVEISAVERYLIPNAGDATKVIKQQIMKVLDALESS comes from the exons ATCGCTCTGAACGTGGCTGGGAAGGGTGACAGCCTCTCTCCCTGGGACGGTGTCCTTGACCTCCCCGAGCAGACGCTCATTCACAACCGCAGCCAGCAGCTGATCG ACCAGCTGGGCGTATCGGGGCAGGAGCGAGCGGAGCTGGTGTCGGACGTGGAGGCGGTCATCACCTTCTACTGCAAGTCCAGGAACATCAGCTTCACACCGGAGCTGAGCTGGCCCCACCTCCTCAAGCCCCTGCTGGGCCTGCAGCTCCCGCGCAGCGACCTGTACAACTGCTTCTACGCCATCATGAACAAATACATCCCCAG ggACTGTGTGCAGAAGGGCCGGCCCTTCCACCTGTGCAGCTTGCTGCTGCAGTACCATGAGCCCGAGCTCTGCTCCTTCCTGGACACCAAGAAGATCACCCCCGACTCCTACGCCATCAACTGG CTGGGCAGTCTGTTTGCCAGCCACTGCCTCGCTCCAGTGACCCAGGCCTTGTGGGACAACTACCTCCAGCAGGGCGACCCCTTCCTCGTCTTCTTCCTCATGCTTGTCATCCTAGTCAACGCCAA AGAATCCATCCTCTCACAGGAAGCCACCAGCAGAGAAGAGATGATGA aaatGCTGGAAGAGTCTCCAGCTCTCCTTGAGACAGAGGACGTTGAGGACCTGATATCTCTGGCCCAGTATTACTACAGCaagacccctctctccctccgaaAG gAGAACCAGAACCTGTTTGGCAGCAGTCTGGTggccctgaaggaggaggacatggacCTGAGCCAGGccctctgtctccccgtctCCGTCCCGGAGATCCTGCAGGCCAACCAGCACCAGCAG GACGGCGTGCGGTTCTTCGTGGTTGACTGTAGACCCGCCGAGCAGTACAACGCCGGACACCTGTCCACCGCCTTCCACCTGGACTCTGACCtg ATGCTGCGGAACCCGTCGGAGTTTGCGCTGTCGGTCAAGTCCCTGCTGGAGGCCCAGAAGCAGTCCCTGGAGTCGGGCTCGGTGGCCAGCGGGGAGCACCTCTGCTTCATGGGCAGCGGgcgcgaggaggaggacatgtACATGAACATGGTGCTCGCTCACTTCCTGCAG AAAAACAAGGAATACGTCAGCATCGCAAAAGGCGGATTCATGG ctCTACAGCAGCACCTGGTGGACATGAACATCGAGGGCCTGGACTCGTCCTACCTCCACTGGATCGTCAGCACCTCGGGGTCCCACAGCAGCCTCAGCTCAGCCGAC GGCGAGTCGCTGGGTGGCCCCGGAGACGCCAAGGGGGTCAAGTCTCTGGTCAACAAGATGACCTTTGCCCTGAAGTCCAAGTCAGTCAACGTCAAGGAGAAGATGATCAGCTTCATCGAGAACACCGCCACACCTGTGGACAG GCACGTGAGCAGCAACGACCGGGTGGGTAAGCCCTACAGAGGAGTCAAACCTGTATTCAGCATCGGTGACGAGGAGGAGTACGATACAG ACGAAATCGACATTTCGTCCACGTCGGATGACGACCGGAAGGAGATCATCAACCTCCAGACGTGGACCAACAAGCCCGACGTCAAGCACCACATCCCCTGTGACGAGGTGAAGGAGACTGGACACATGTTCCCCAG ccacCTACTGGTGACGGCCACCCACATGTTCTGCCTGCGGGAGATCGCATCTCGTAAAGGCTTCGCCTACATCCAGTCCAGACAGGCCCTCAACTCGGTGGTGAAGATCACTTCAAAGAAGAAGCATCCGGAACTCATCACCTTCAAATTCGGCAACAACAACGCCGCCGCTGGCGTGGAAATCTCCGCAGTGGAGAG gTATCTGATCCCCAACGCTGGCGACGCCACCAAGGTCATCAAGCAGCAGATCATGAAGGTCCTGGACGCCCTGGAGAGCTCCTAA
- the tbc1d23 gene encoding TBC1 domain family member 23 isoform X1: MADAVEEVLLATWDQDLAEALDSGSDIEMEKNLIEEEGIPPQQRAKMWKIALNVAGKGDSLSPWDGVLDLPEQTLIHNRSQQLIDQLGVSGQERAELVSDVEAVITFYCKSRNISFTPELSWPHLLKPLLGLQLPRSDLYNCFYAIMNKYIPRDCVQKGRPFHLCSLLLQYHEPELCSFLDTKKITPDSYAINWLGSLFASHCLAPVTQALWDNYLQQGDPFLVFFLMLVILVNAKESILSQEATSREEMMKMLEESPALLETEDVEDLISLAQYYYSKTPLSLRKENQNLFGSSLVALKEEDMDLSQALCLPVSVPEILQANQHQQDGVRFFVVDCRPAEQYNAGHLSTAFHLDSDLMLRNPSEFALSVKSLLEAQKQSLESGSVASGEHLCFMGSGREEEDMYMNMVLAHFLQKNKEYVSIAKGGFMALQQHLVDMNIEGLDSSYLHWIVSTSGSHSSLSSADGESLGGPGDAKGVKSLVNKMTFALKSKSVNVKEKMISFIENTATPVDRMSFTLPWPEKAVPDRHVSSNDRVGKPYRGVKPVFSIGDEEEYDTDEIDISSTSDDDRKEIINLQTWTNKPDVKHHIPCDEVKETGHMFPSHLLVTATHMFCLREIASRKGFAYIQSRQALNSVVKITSKKKHPELITFKFGNNNAAAGVEISAVERYLIPNAGDATKVIKQQIMKVLDALESS; the protein is encoded by the exons ATCGCTCTGAACGTGGCTGGGAAGGGTGACAGCCTCTCTCCCTGGGACGGTGTCCTTGACCTCCCCGAGCAGACGCTCATTCACAACCGCAGCCAGCAGCTGATCG ACCAGCTGGGCGTATCGGGGCAGGAGCGAGCGGAGCTGGTGTCGGACGTGGAGGCGGTCATCACCTTCTACTGCAAGTCCAGGAACATCAGCTTCACACCGGAGCTGAGCTGGCCCCACCTCCTCAAGCCCCTGCTGGGCCTGCAGCTCCCGCGCAGCGACCTGTACAACTGCTTCTACGCCATCATGAACAAATACATCCCCAG ggACTGTGTGCAGAAGGGCCGGCCCTTCCACCTGTGCAGCTTGCTGCTGCAGTACCATGAGCCCGAGCTCTGCTCCTTCCTGGACACCAAGAAGATCACCCCCGACTCCTACGCCATCAACTGG CTGGGCAGTCTGTTTGCCAGCCACTGCCTCGCTCCAGTGACCCAGGCCTTGTGGGACAACTACCTCCAGCAGGGCGACCCCTTCCTCGTCTTCTTCCTCATGCTTGTCATCCTAGTCAACGCCAA AGAATCCATCCTCTCACAGGAAGCCACCAGCAGAGAAGAGATGATGA aaatGCTGGAAGAGTCTCCAGCTCTCCTTGAGACAGAGGACGTTGAGGACCTGATATCTCTGGCCCAGTATTACTACAGCaagacccctctctccctccgaaAG gAGAACCAGAACCTGTTTGGCAGCAGTCTGGTggccctgaaggaggaggacatggacCTGAGCCAGGccctctgtctccccgtctCCGTCCCGGAGATCCTGCAGGCCAACCAGCACCAGCAG GACGGCGTGCGGTTCTTCGTGGTTGACTGTAGACCCGCCGAGCAGTACAACGCCGGACACCTGTCCACCGCCTTCCACCTGGACTCTGACCtg ATGCTGCGGAACCCGTCGGAGTTTGCGCTGTCGGTCAAGTCCCTGCTGGAGGCCCAGAAGCAGTCCCTGGAGTCGGGCTCGGTGGCCAGCGGGGAGCACCTCTGCTTCATGGGCAGCGGgcgcgaggaggaggacatgtACATGAACATGGTGCTCGCTCACTTCCTGCAG AAAAACAAGGAATACGTCAGCATCGCAAAAGGCGGATTCATGG ctCTACAGCAGCACCTGGTGGACATGAACATCGAGGGCCTGGACTCGTCCTACCTCCACTGGATCGTCAGCACCTCGGGGTCCCACAGCAGCCTCAGCTCAGCCGAC GGCGAGTCGCTGGGTGGCCCCGGAGACGCCAAGGGGGTCAAGTCTCTGGTCAACAAGATGACCTTTGCCCTGAAGTCCAAGTCAGTCAACGTCAAGGAGAAGATGATCAGCTTCATCGAGAACACCGCCACACCTGTGGACAG AATGTCTTTCACTCTGCCCTGGCCAGAGAAGGCTGTCCCAGATCG GCACGTGAGCAGCAACGACCGGGTGGGTAAGCCCTACAGAGGAGTCAAACCTGTATTCAGCATCGGTGACGAGGAGGAGTACGATACAG ACGAAATCGACATTTCGTCCACGTCGGATGACGACCGGAAGGAGATCATCAACCTCCAGACGTGGACCAACAAGCCCGACGTCAAGCACCACATCCCCTGTGACGAGGTGAAGGAGACTGGACACATGTTCCCCAG ccacCTACTGGTGACGGCCACCCACATGTTCTGCCTGCGGGAGATCGCATCTCGTAAAGGCTTCGCCTACATCCAGTCCAGACAGGCCCTCAACTCGGTGGTGAAGATCACTTCAAAGAAGAAGCATCCGGAACTCATCACCTTCAAATTCGGCAACAACAACGCCGCCGCTGGCGTGGAAATCTCCGCAGTGGAGAG gTATCTGATCCCCAACGCTGGCGACGCCACCAAGGTCATCAAGCAGCAGATCATGAAGGTCCTGGACGCCCTGGAGAGCTCCTAA